A genomic segment from Salvia splendens isolate huo1 chromosome 13, SspV2, whole genome shotgun sequence encodes:
- the LOC121762440 gene encoding probable rhamnogalacturonate lyase B isoform X3 yields MLRDHPGFYSYAIFEHAEDFPGFNLNTARIAFMLRKDKFHYMAVADNRQRYMPRPEDRLPGRGQNLSYPEAVLLVDPVEPEFKGEVDDKYQYTLENKDNKVHGWICFDPPVGFWQITPSNEFRNGGPFKQDLTSHVNPTTLAIFGTSHYAGVDLLLKFKDGEVWKKVFGPVFIYLNSVPEGEDPISLWNDAKEQMKKEVEAWPYDFPASEDFPKSHQRGEVRGKLLVYDRYINEDKVPARAAYVGVAPQGDTGSWQRESKRYQFWTTTDEKGYFSIPNIRAGDYNLYAWVPKFIGDYKYEVALNITPGSFIDVGELTFEPLRDGPTLWEIGIPNRTAAEFYVPDPNPMYINKLYVNHPDRFRQYGLWERYADLYPDKDLVYTVGVSDYTKDWFYAQVTRKIGDNEYTGTTWQIKFSIDWLIEGGIYKLRLALASVHNSNLQVRVNDASANPPLFSTGEIGGDNAIARHGIRGIYWLFSVDIPAVQLIPGENTIYLTQTKSESPFQGIMYDYIRLEGPYHIDS; encoded by the exons ATGCTCCGTGATCACCCAGGATTCTACTCTTATGCCATATTTGAACACGCAGAGGACTTTCCTGGTTTCAACCTCAATACTGCCAGGATTGCATTCATGCTCAGAAAAGACAA GTTTCATTACATGGCTGTGGCAGATAATAGGCAGAGATATATGCCCCGACCAGAAGATCGACTACCCGGAAGAGGTCAGAACCTGTCATACCCAGAAGCAGTTCTCCTTGTTGATCCTGTGGAGCCTGAATTTAAAGGAGAA GTCGATGATAAGTACCAATACACATTGGAAAACAAAGATAATAAGGTGCATGGTTGGATATGTTTTGACCCACCTGTTGGCTTCTGGCAAATTACACCTAGCAATGAATTCCGAAATGGAGGACCCTTCAAACAAGACCTGACCTCCCATGTGAATCCTACCACTCTTGCA aTATTTGGCACATCACACTATGCGGGAGTGGATCTGTTACTAAAATTTAAAGATGGAGAAGTATGGAAGAAAGTTTTTGGGCCAGTATTTATATATCTCAATTCTGTTCCAGAAGGAGAGGACCCCATTTCCCTTTGGAATGATGCCAAGGAACAG ATGAAAAAAGAAGTGGAAGCATGGCCCTACGATTTCCCAGCTTCAGAGGATTTTCCTAAATCTCACCAGAGGGGTGAAGTAAGGGGTAAACTGCTTGTATATGATAG GTACATTAACGAGGACAAAGTACCAGCCAGAGCAGCCTATGTTGGTGTGGCACCACAAGGGGATACGGGATCATGGCAGAGGGAATCCAAG AGGTATCAGTTTTGGACCACTACTGATGAGAAGGGTTACTTTTCCATACCTAATATAAGAGCCGGTGACTATAATCTTTACGCATGGGTGCCTAAATTTATTGGAGATTACAAGTATGAAGTAGCATTAAACATTACCCCAG GGTCTTTCATTGATGTTGGTGAGCTTACATTTGAGCCACTGAGGGATGGTCCTACTTTGTGGGAAATTGGAATCCCTAATCGTACTGCAGCCGAATTCTATGTTCCTGATCCTAACCCAATGTACATCAATAAACTATATGTAAATCATCCAGACAG GTTTAGACAATATGGACTATGGGAGAGATATGCTGATCTGTATCCAGATAAAGATTTAGTGTACACGGTCGGAGTAAGTGACTACACAAAAGATTGGTTCTATGCTCAGGTCACAAG GAAAATCGGAGACAATGAATACACGGGCACAACATGGCAAATCAAATTCAGCATTGACTGGTTGATTGAAGGAGGTATCTACAAACTCCGGCTGGCACTTGCATCAGTCCACAATTCTAATTTGCAG GTTCGTGTCAATGATGCTTCTGCAAATCCTCCCTTGTTTTCGACTGGAGAAATCGGGGGAGATAATGCAATTGCTAGGCATGGGATTCGTGGAATCTATTGGTTGTTTAGTGTGGACATACCAGCTGTTCAACTCATACCTGGGGAAAACACCATATACTTGACACAGACGAAGAGTGAGAGCCCGTTCCAAGGCATTATGTACGACTACATTCGTCTCGAAGGTCCGTATCACATAGATTCTTAG